The genomic DNA CAATGACctgtctgaaaatgaaattaagaaaagaattccATTTAAATAGCTAAACCTCaaatactcaggaataaatttaataaaaagaagtACAAGACTTGTACACTGTGTTCACAGATTGGAAGACTTTATATTGTTGAGATGCAATCTTCTACAAATGGATCTATAGATTCTACAGAAAtgcatttctctgcattttctgtaTAGGATAGTAATTATCTCCCAATGTTCTGGCAGCACCAGACAGTAGTGGAGAATCAGCAAAAATCAGTTGCAATCCCTGTTAAAGTCTTAGCTATCATTTTTGCAAAAACTGACCAGCTGATTCTAAAACCCACATGGAAATGTAAATAACCCAGAATTGTTAAAAACCACCTTGAAAAAGAGCAAAACTGGAGAACtcatacttttcactttcaaaacttgttacaaggggcttccctggtggctcagtggtaaagaatctacctggcaaGGTAGGATACACGGTGTAGATCCCACGAGGtgtggagcagctgagcctgtgctctagaggccgAAGACGGCAACTACTCAGCCCGTGTGCTACAAGAAGCCActcactgaaatgagaagcccgtgcacggcAACAAAGCATGGCCTCCatccactgcaactagagaaaagccctgcAGCAACAGACTCAGTACAGCcaggagttaaaaaaaacaactccagTAACGAAAACAGCATCCTACTGGCACAGACATATAGATATGAGACTCCAGAAATAAACCTGCACACTTAACAGTCAACTAATTTTCAACAAAGCTGTTAAGACtattcagtggggaaagaataGCCTTTACAAAAAATTAGttatctgtttattatttttggctgcactgggtcttcgtggctgcactcaggctctctctagttgtgacgacTGGGGGCTGCTCTGGTAGCGGTGCAGGGGCAGAGCGAGGTCTCTAGGTGtgtaggcttcagcagttgcagcacgtgggctcagtagttgtggtgcaggggcttagatGCCTCATGGCgtaggggatctttccagaccagggatcaaatcagggtcccctgcatttgcaggcagattcttaaccactagaccaccacggaagtccagAATAgcctttttaacaaatggtgctggaacaaatCCATGATTTGCATGCAAAAGGATGAAGTTGGCCCTCTactcataccatacacaaaatgaATTCAAATGGATCAAAGGCTTTATATGACAGccaaaactataaaacccttaggAAAAAAACGTAAGCATAAATCTTAGGgacttttgtgcttcaaaggacactatcaagaaagtgaaaaaaaaacacccacaaaataggagaaaatatatttgtaaatcatttatctgataaagGTCCagtatgcagaatatatcaagaactcttacaactcaacaataaagacaaataacccaattaaaaggTAGGCAAAGATTCTTACTAGACGTTTCTTCATAGACGATATACAAAAGGTCAGTAAGTACATGACAagatatacccaagagaaatgaaaacatatggtCACACAAAAACTCATACACAGATGTCTGGAGCACACATTGCTAATGGTCAAAAAGTGGGAATATCCCAAATATCCAACAaatgatgaacagataaacaaaatgtggtgtatcTATATAGTTGATCCTTGAACTTGGGGGTTTAGGATTGTTGACCCTTTATGTGGTTCAAAATTTGCAAAATTCTTACAGCCTACCCTCCATGTCGTAGGTAGCTCTGCATCCATGGGTTCAACCATCGACCGGGTACTACTCTAgtacatatttactgaaaaagCCCACATTTAAGTGAGCCCATGCAGTTCATGATCAACTGTATAATGAAATATTCATCCATTAAGAGGAATGAAGTATTGCTAAAGgctacatggatgaaccttgaaaacattatgctaaataaaagcAGCCAGGCGGAAATGGCCATGTATTATATGAGCCCgtttacatgaaatatccagaaaagtCTTATCTGTAGATAAAGTGTATTAGTGGCTGCTTGAGACTCAGAGGGGGGGAAATTGGGAATGCTTGCTAATAGGTATAGGGTTTCTATGTGATGAAAATGCTCTAATTAGGTAATGCACCATTAGGTAATGGTGATgattatacatatgtacatatataaataatatggttACTATAAATACATCTACTAAATATTGCTGAAATTTAAGTACACTTCAAAGGCAAATTTTATAAGAATTATCTCTCAAAAAAAACAGACATCCATAGAGCCTTCTGGTGGGATGAAAGTCAGAAGTCAGAAATATTGCAAGCTTTCTTTAGCAAATAACACAATTtcctttacttaaaaaatttttttacatctttttaagaatttttatttatttggttatgttaggtctcagttgcagcactcaggatctttagttatagTATGAGGGATCCAGTttcctgaagtgaagtcgctcagtcgtgtccgattctttgcaaccccatggactatatgtagcctaccaggctcctccgtccgtgagattctccaggcaagagtactggagtgggttaccatttccttctccagatcttcccaacccagggatcaaacctgggtctcccacattgcaggcagatgctttaccatctgagccaccagggaagactgaccagtttcctgaccaggtatcaaatccgggccccctgcactgggaacgtgGAATCTTAGACACTTAGACCACCAAGCAAGTCCCTCAAGTTCCTTAAGGGTCCTTTAGTATCTCCTTTTTCTGTGACAAATTtgagcacctagaacagtgcccagTACTTGgttaaatattcaaatgtctgttgaatgaatgattacCATAGGCATAAAGGGGAAAAAGGCATTAGCTGggtcaacattttaaaactagATGAGAAAGGCTACTCATCTAACCATATAAAACCgaggaaagctatggcaatcCGGAAAAAACCCAGCCACTGCTTTTTTCTATTGCTGGTGACAAGTTGGGCAAATTCTGAGAAAGCACTGGGCTGTCCTCATTCATTTTCTATCACACATTGCCTCTGACTCAGACTCACTCTTAGACTGGCTTCCCTAATCTCTCCTCAAGGACACTTCCTGCCTACAGAATCCAAATGAGATTGGATTTATTCCTACCCCTTGCTTAAGACAGTTCACTAGGAATGATTGACCGAAAACCAACCAATCTTTTTCAAGGAAAGCAACTTGCTTCTCAAGCTACTtcctctaaaatcactgaggatgatACATGAATAATGAAGAGACCAGGTAGAATAGGAAATTTAATTCTTGTAAGGATATGAATCAGCAGGTCCAGGATAAAGGGACCATCCAAGGTGAATTAACACTTTCTGACCACCTAAGTGGCAGGTGCTGTGAGGCCATACAAAGGCACAATCCATGCCCTTGAATTTTTAGTCTAGTGGGGTAACAGGGATGGAATCACTTAAATTATGAAACCATTAAGTTCCAAAGAGAGGAGCAATTTGCCCTGAGTAGAGACATGATTCTTTCTGCCCAGGAAATCAAGTTAGTTTCCTGGCTGTGGTATTTGGCTTATACACCTTGGCTTCTATCTTAGGATTCAGACAGAGTGGATGTGGTATGCATAGCAGGATAAACAGCAAAGAGcaatacatgaaaataaagtaaaaactcaACAGGAGTGCACAGTGTATCAGATGTGCAGCAGGATGTAGCAGGAAAATCAATCAGGATCAAAATGGGAGAAGCCTTAGTTCCACACCTAACAGCATATGGGCCTTTCCAGAAACATGAATTGGAGCCACCGATCTGCCACACCACTACCATGAAggtaggaagtggtcaaacggtTAAAGCAGAAGACACACAGGATACTGAGAACTTGACTGAACACAATTATAGAAACTAAGGTTCAAAAAAGCAACTCACCCTTCCAAGATCAAACAAGTTTATAGAATTTATACATCGACTTACTGCCCCCTGGTGGATAGACAATACCTCCCCAGCATTAGGAACATCAAGCATTAGGATGTTGCACATTTTCCTGTTACTTATCCAGTCTCTTGCTAATCAGCCTCTCAAATTTCCATACTCAGCTTAGAAGACATTGTTCTAGTTCAATCTAGATAGACAAGACTCCCAAATATCTAACAAAGGATATAACAGGTAGTACAAATGATCAATTACTGGATGGTCAATACTGACCTGAAATTTCAAGCCATTTCAGAGGCAGACGAAGGCTCCATGAATATGGAAAGCTGTTTCTTTAACCTAAGATTATCAAAAAAAGCATCTACATCAAAGTCAATCATGAACAAAACATCGTAGGAACAGAAGTGAATGGTTCTAATAAAACAGAggtttaaatatttagaaacccTGTTAAGTAATGCAGCCTACAAAGGGTTGGGGAGTGTGATGCAGTACCCAAGGACTTTTActtagaatataaaatggagaaatcagGGTATTAATATGACCAAGCAGCTGAACTAAAGGATATTCAATGACCAGTTGTCCTAATGGAACCACCCAAAATAAGTTAGCTGAACATACTAAGTGGCCACAAATTGCTAGACAATGTAAGCTTTGCAGTTATCATTAAACattacttttcactttttgagGGTACCTTGGGGTGGAGAAACCAAGGAAGGCTACCCAGACCCCAATGTAAGAATCTAACGCTGGTATGGGTAATTCATTTGTACATAAATCTTACTATCCATTCTTTTACATTCCCAGGCTCAGTTAATTCACCTCTCAAATGCCAATCAAGACTGCATGATTTTCAGAAAATTCAAACTAAACACATAATGTTCCTGCTAGTTGTAATTTTAACTCCTGCTCCTTAATTTAGGTTGCAATTTCCCCTCCACACCACCAGCATTTCCAGAAATGAGAATTAACAGCCATCTGGGACTTAAGAAAGGACAGGTAAACAATCCATACACCCAAAAGgccaaacattttttattttcaaaaacaactttattcatgacacatatttaaaaaaaaaaactcccaccCCCTGGAAATgagctaaaaaaataaacaaaatccacctcccacctccctgttcCCACTTCCTCCCATTCCCtccaaataaaagggaaaaaaaaaaggcaaagaaaaacaaaacaaaaaaactgaaaaacaaaaaacaccccaaaacccCCCAAAACAAGGTAGTGCATTCCCCAGGGGAAAGGGGAATTTACACTGGAGCCGCTGGGAGCGGAACGGAGATCTTCCGGCTACAGAAACCTGCAAAGAAAGAcactcaaaacagaaaaagaaacacaaaaggaaacaaaatagatCACCAGGCAATCTGGAGGGGCAGGGAGCCAGAAAAGAGGGGCAGGGTGGGTGGCAGACCTGGCAGGACAGGAGCAGGCAGGAGGGGACTGTGAAAGTTAGGAAGATGGAGGGAAGGTAACAAGCAGAACAGTTTGGTGTCCTTCCAGAGCCCTGGGTAAAAAAACCCCTCCTACCACCCATGCCCACCTACCCTTGAGCAGCCCCCAAGGGGGCAAAGGGGAACAGGGAAACAGGGGGAGCAGCTTGCGCGATTGAGACGTGTCCATGGCGAATCCCCAAAGTGAATGAGCAGCCCCCTGCCCCACTCCCTGGGCCTTCCCCTACTCCCCAAAGCAGGTCCCTCCTCAGCAGTTAGTTATGGGATTCTCCCCCCTTCCAcagtatatctttttttaaaaaatattttttttttccatcaaggtcatcttctgtttttctttttttttttttttaattcttttttttttttccttctttcctctttttttcctctctctcctcctaatACACACTTTTTTTTAGTAAGGGGAATACCATGATGTCGCTCTAGCCCGGCCCCTGGAAGAAAGAAGGAGAGTTAGGTGTTAACATGATCACTAAAGAGTTCAACACAAGCCCCTCCCCCGTGGGCCCTCGCCCCAGTTACTGTGAAGGGAAGAGGGGAAAGAGGCTGCCAAGTCCTAAAACTGATCCCCACAATCCCAGAAACAGTGACACACCTGGCAAGTGAGAGGGGAAATTAACTGTTATTACTTCGCCAAACAGTGGCAATAAAAAAATACATCTGAGACACAAGGACAAGAAAAAGGACTCCTTGTTTATCCAGTTTTCAGTTCTCCACAGCTCTTAAATGCAAGGCTCTCACCAACAGATCTTCCCTAATTCCTCCATGGAGCAGAGAAGCAAATCTTGTGAAAAGCCAGTATCTATCCACCTAATCCCTCTATTTAAATGTACAAAGATGGAAGTGCAGAAACAACATGGATGCCACACCAGGCCCAGCATGCACATTAACCTTGCAAAAGCCTGGCTAGTTATTATAGTAGTAAGTATCTTGATCCTCCCACATAGCGTTCCAGGAGGATCAACTAGCCTCTGGTTTTCTTCAACCCTTCCCTATCTCTGGGAAACGAAGCAAATGTCCAAGCAGTACTTTCACTGCTCTGAGGCCCTGTTCTTCCCCAGCCTCCTGTGTAAACATTTTCACTGCCATCaactttcatggaaaaaaaaaaaaaaaggctgggagAAGCAGCATCTCTCAGAACAGGGTGGAGAGATCCAGCCCTTATCACCAATTCCGGCTCCAGAAAAAAGATGAGACTGGCCGCCTGGCCTGCAACTACCTTCCTCACCCTGCACAGGCAGGAGACCAAGTCCCTGGAACCAAGGGGGAGGGTAAAGGAGGGAGGTTCCTCaggtgaggagaaaaggaagggttCATGGGAGGCGGGGGAGAGGAGCAGCCCATCTATCCTGACCTGTAGACGCGACCCCGGGGGCCTGCTGTTAAAACCACTGTAGAATCGAGAGCGGGAACTGTTGTAGTTGGTGGTTCGGGCACGGTATCGGGCTCGTGGGAAACCTCGGTCTGTTGTGCTGATGCCTGGTCTGTTGGTTCGTTTAGGGATCACCTGAGAGTGGCAAGCACAACAGAAAGCCTCAGAGTCAACCTGGGGAGTTTACTGAGAACCAGAACGATGGGATGGGGCTTACCTTGATCTGTCTTCCTCTAAATAAGGATTCATCTaaggccagggaagtcctcactgaCTCTTTGTCTGAGAACTCTATATACGCAAACCTGAAAAGAGTAATTGTCACTTTATCTGAGGTCAAAAACAGGAGCTCATAGGTAAAATCCAATTTGCAGGCATGCTTTGAGTACAATGTGTTCATATTTTTAACTACTTGTCCAAAACAATTCTTAATGGAATTCTTTAATCATAATTTGTACCTACTcctggaaaattataaaataggatACAGAGGGCCCTGGATTTCCAGAGGGTGGAAGAAGGTGAAGCCAAGCAGAAGCCACCCCTCCATTCTAGTTCATGATCCCACCCACACCCAGCCCTCATCTTTGTTACCTCTTGGGCCTCTGAAAGCAATTTTAAGTATAATCCCTGATACATAACACTAACGCCGTATCTTAAAAGATGAAGACTACTTACTTTAACATACAGTTAACTTACTGCTCAATATAAAGCATAATTTACCTACTTTTTAACTGTGATTAAAAAGACCTCAGCTTCCCCACACTTACCCTTTGGGATGGCCACTAAATTTGTCACAGAGTATAGTAACGCGGTTGACTGAACCACAGCCATGGAAGTGTGCTTCTAGCTCTTCTGCTGTTGCACCATAGTCCACCTGTTGGGGGTACATTTCACAGGCAATAGGCAAACTCCCATCTCAACAAACACCCTGCCAAGCCTTTGGGCTGAGccatctttgcgaccccatggacagtaccacgccagactcctctgtccctgagactCTCTagccaagaattctggagtggcttgacatttccttctccaggagatcttcccaacccagggatagaacccacatcttttgaggcggcaggaggactctttatcactagtgccacttgggaagcccccagtatACACCAAAGCACATCAAATCTAGTTCTCTAAGGAACTCTTCTCCTTCCAACCCCAGAGCCTCTGCTAATCACCATTAACTCTCACCTCATTCTAACCTTCCCTCCACTCCTTAAATCCACCACCTATCCTGGAAAGAGTTTCCATCAAGACTCCTACTAAATAATCTCCCAAACTAAGAGCTCCCCCAACCCCAATCAAGGCCCTCATACATACATTGCCAACATAGATGGAACGGGCATCAGCCTCCATCTTctcctcaatggacatgatcaCTGGGCCagctttgaagaaaaaataatcagaaaaccaCCCTTGTTTTCTACTTGGGCAATATAtgcaccactaccaccaccaccaccaccattagtAAAGGCAAAGATTTTGTTCAGTTCCCTGCTGTACCCATTACCTAGAAAAgtctagcacacagtaggtgcttactAAATATTTGACAAGTTATTGAACAGATGAATACATtcttaaaattcaaagaaaacagTAGATGAATCCCCTCCTGCTCCCAAATCAAGTCCCTATTGTACCCTTGGTTGAAATGatttgaaaaatgaacaaaattaagtGGGCTGAGACTGGACATTTTGAGATTAGAGAAGCCCCCTGCAGCTGGGCATTTTGTCTTAGAACTCCTAACTAAAGGGTCTTCGACTGAACGAAAAACTATTAGACTTGAAGGTCAAACACCAGCTGGCAACCTCCACAAAGAGTAGAGGAAGACTAAGAACAAAGAGCAACACATTTGTAACAAGGACAAAGGGAGGCACAAGACTACCATCACGAAAACACAGGCCTTGTCTCACAAAGGTCAGAGAAACGCACAATGGACTATGACCACGGCAACTGCCCAGTAATTGCTCAGACGAGCAGCTCCAAGGTTCCGATTATCTAATTCCATATAAACCGTACTCTCATAACCCTTCCCATCCTAGGACCTGGGCTCCGCGTGCAACCGCCAGTTACTCACCATTGCCCGGAGGTGGACTCATATTCATCTGCTTCTCTACCTCGTTCTGTAGCTCCTTTAGCTTCTCAGCTTCTTCCTCCATCTCCCTAACTCGAGCTTTGATCGCTTCCAGCTCCTACAATGAGTGGGGAGGGTATGGAGAAGAGCTTAAGAGGAACCAACGCAGGGGCTCTGCCCTGCTCTCGATCCGCGCGCGGCCCCAGCCATGCTCGGCCATTTCCTTCGCCCCATGCGAGGGtcgtgaagaaaagaaaagaaagctaccTTCTCTAGTACAACACTAGGCACCCATGACGCCGGAGTCAACCCGGCTGGGCCCCTTCTGGCGGTCGAGGCTGCGTCCCCGGCCCGGCCCCAGCCAcgttattcccccccccccccccccccctcccgcctcccgcTCGCCCGATCTCTGTGCCGCCCGTGACCCGGCCGGTCGCCGGCCTCCTCGCTCGCCCTCTTTCCCTCACCGGGTCCTCAATGGCGCCGTCCCCCGGGTCACCCTCGACCAGTcccggctcctcctcctcctcctggttgCCGGGGGCTCCCGAGCCAGGCCCAGGGCCCGGAGCTCCCGGGGGgggcgcggggccggggcggcTCCTCTTCGGGCTCGGGCTCCGGCTCGGGCTCCAGCAGCAGCTCCTCAGGCTCCAGTTCCTCAGACTCCAAGCCGTTCCCGTAGTCCCCAGCGCCCCCCGGGGCCCCCTCCCCGGCCTCCCCACCGGCCCCGGGCACAAGATGGCGCCGCCGCCCCGGCCCGGAGCCCCGACCGCCCGCAGCccccgctgctgctgccgccgccgccgccgccgccatcgCCGCTCAGACTGGGGCCCGCCGCCCAGCGATTGGAGAGCTGCGCCGGCTTCGCCGAGGATTCATTAGTCAAACAGCCTGCCCGTCACCACGAGCTAGGGCTCCATTGGGGGATATTACTTGGCAATCAAATAAGACCCCACCCCCTAAGGCGGGGAATTGCGCCAAATTCTCAAATCCCGGTAGGGGAAGTCGGTCTGTCAATCAACACACGTCCCACCTCCTCTCAAGTCCTTAGGTAACAATAACGCCAAGCTGTGACGACGTTACTGCTTCTCCCCCGCCTAAGGGAGGATCTGCGAAGTATAACGCTCGGTGATTGGCCGCTGGCAAGGCGACGGGAAAGGAACAGTCTTCCGATCGCCTCGCCGAAGTGGTTCAGTCTCAGATGCCAATTGGCTCGCGAGATTCGAAGAGCTGACACCCATTTCGCGACAGGTGAACCTTGCCCCCGAACACACAGCCGGGCTCCCATCGAGGGAAACCCGAGGTCACATGACTAGTCTTTAGGAGGCCGCCATCTTGATGCTGCTGGTTGCCAGCTAGTGAGCTCTTGGAAGCTAGAGGCCGGAAACT from Ovis aries strain OAR_USU_Benz2616 breed Rambouillet chromosome 7, ARS-UI_Ramb_v3.0, whole genome shotgun sequence includes the following:
- the PABPN1 gene encoding LOW QUALITY PROTEIN: polyadenylate-binding protein 2 (The sequence of the model RefSeq protein was modified relative to this genomic sequence to represent the inferred CDS: deleted 2 bases in 2 codons), producing MAAAAAAAAAAGAAGGRGSGPGRRRHLVPGAGGEAGEGAPGGAGDYGNGLESEELEPEELLLEPEPEPEPEEEPPRPRAPPGAPGPGPGSGAPGNQEEEEEPGLVEGDPGDGAIEDPELEAIKARVREMEEEAEKLKELQNEVEKQMNMSPPPGNAGPVIMSIEEKMEADARSIYVGNVDYGATAEELEAHFHGCGSVNRVTILCDKFSGHPKGFAYIEFSDKESVRTSLALDESLFRGRQIKVIPKRTNRPGISTTDRGFPRARYRARTTNYNSSRSRFYSGFNSRPRGRVYRGRARATSWYSPY